A single Prevotella sp. E15-22 DNA region contains:
- a CDS encoding fimbrillin family protein yields the protein MMIRTKKDMKRNYLYKLSQLVLMATFILGMTGCNETLDSLFSEDISEGEEVMFTTSLPSAPATRGTAQEDYEKEMNAYQAVNKAYEFTIDMYQKDGNSDKLIGTSTYCPAPTVTTDEEGDTVSIKYDGIGSLKSDKPLYWPSTTVPYAFKAVAGTDDISPIQNTPKDWLQQDRLEGYGYVQLWDADNDKPTDDLDALNYHTAKDWKKLNYNSKMVSDNNDLKKIPLYLQHKRSLISIILKAGEGVSRKALAFDVAENDLSANIYSYTDGAAKPLEITPLAKEEKIHYDKDKNGGIEDNVSTTRYDAIVQPYDYSAKPSTDLIAKISLSGQHYSFKAENDSKFNASENPSNAKYNLEPGKHLVITVTLSRDSRKILMSAYVEDWTEEVTNTICDDYGNAGEPIKISNRDELIEFLKSDEKNKAGNVALLTANINLEETSANYSEDWSVYNASSLNCTLNLGGKSIISSHRFLSTLEDAATLQNGTIQIGGVVDAAVAKTNKGAIEDVRVTTKDATAHATAAGVVVNNTGTISKCHSALRVSDGTVDYVGGIAATSLSAESKIAIIDGCTVTNRVDGGKQKGGGIVGMANGYINNNTFEYGITLNQDKTQFKNIVGERNNNHATFNVENNAWPTVDDNSFGENRPNTNAFENPYSGIIDCKDELEASTGHPYNDDKKRYRLAKDITVQETTGDVKYELDGNGKTITTKAMIFDEVTGIIHNLTVDVIADLTATQDATQATDGIAPLAFAVHGDGAEISNIKVKTLNNTVIKASNPAGVVVWAYDNATVKNCEVLVNLYANVSTSVTQGRKFTGGIVSTASKTTVTQCIIHSGSKFDGTGASVIYCGGIVGGIENKSNSNNTPELTITDCTSFIILTQDEKHGGILGSANVGASNVTATSKTCQGNWWQDNCNGVGTPTGSDESLIGKRNAITPMEKDF from the coding sequence ATGATGATCAGAACTAAGAAAGACATGAAAAGAAACTATCTATATAAACTATCACAGCTGGTGCTCATGGCGACCTTCATCCTTGGGATGACAGGTTGTAATGAAACCCTTGACAGTCTTTTCTCTGAGGATATCTCCGAGGGCGAGGAAGTGATGTTCACCACCTCGCTGCCCAGTGCCCCTGCCACACGTGGTACTGCTCAAGAGGATTATGAGAAAGAGATGAATGCATATCAGGCCGTCAACAAGGCTTATGAGTTTACAATTGACATGTATCAGAAAGATGGCAACAGTGATAAACTCATAGGCACTAGCACCTATTGCCCTGCACCAACTGTAACCACAGACGAAGAAGGAGATACTGTATCGATCAAATATGATGGCATTGGTTCTCTAAAAAGCGATAAACCATTATATTGGCCCAGCACCACCGTGCCCTATGCCTTTAAGGCTGTGGCAGGCACAGATGACATCTCACCTATTCAGAACACCCCGAAAGACTGGCTACAGCAAGACCGTCTGGAGGGCTATGGCTATGTGCAGTTGTGGGACGCAGACAACGACAAACCCACAGACGACCTAGATGCCCTGAATTATCACACAGCCAAGGATTGGAAGAAACTGAACTATAATTCCAAGATGGTGAGCGACAATAACGACTTAAAGAAGATACCACTCTATCTGCAGCACAAACGTTCACTCATCAGCATCATCCTGAAGGCAGGCGAGGGTGTGAGTCGTAAGGCCCTGGCCTTTGACGTGGCCGAGAACGACTTGAGTGCCAACATCTATTCATATACCGATGGCGCCGCTAAGCCATTGGAGATTACGCCATTGGCCAAGGAAGAAAAGATTCATTACGATAAAGATAAGAACGGTGGAATTGAGGATAATGTGAGTACCACGCGCTATGATGCCATTGTGCAGCCCTACGACTATTCCGCCAAGCCCTCTACCGACCTCATTGCCAAGATTAGTCTTTCTGGTCAGCATTACTCATTCAAAGCAGAGAACGATTCAAAATTCAATGCCTCTGAAAATCCCAGCAATGCTAAATACAACCTGGAGCCTGGCAAGCATCTGGTCATCACCGTCACCCTGAGTCGTGACAGTCGTAAGATTCTGATGTCGGCCTATGTCGAGGATTGGACAGAAGAGGTGACCAATACCATCTGTGACGATTATGGTAATGCAGGCGAGCCCATCAAGATCAGTAATCGTGACGAGCTCATCGAATTCCTGAAATCAGACGAGAAGAACAAAGCAGGAAATGTGGCGCTGCTTACAGCTAATATTAACCTGGAGGAAACATCTGCCAACTATTCAGAAGATTGGTCAGTCTATAACGCTAGCTCCCTGAACTGTACGCTGAACCTGGGTGGCAAGTCGATTATCAGTAGCCATCGCTTTCTCTCAACCCTTGAGGATGCTGCCACCCTGCAGAACGGCACCATCCAGATTGGTGGTGTTGTTGATGCCGCTGTAGCTAAAACCAACAAGGGCGCCATCGAGGATGTCCGCGTGACGACAAAAGATGCAACGGCCCATGCCACTGCCGCAGGTGTGGTGGTCAACAACACTGGCACCATCTCGAAATGTCATTCCGCCTTGAGAGTGTCAGATGGTACTGTCGATTACGTGGGTGGTATTGCCGCTACTTCCCTTTCCGCAGAAAGTAAGATTGCCATCATCGATGGTTGCACCGTGACCAATCGTGTGGATGGTGGCAAACAGAAGGGTGGCGGCATCGTTGGTATGGCCAATGGCTACATCAACAACAACACCTTTGAATATGGCATCACCCTGAATCAGGACAAGACGCAATTCAAGAATATCGTGGGCGAAAGAAACAACAATCATGCCACCTTCAATGTTGAGAACAACGCCTGGCCAACAGTTGATGATAATTCCTTTGGTGAGAACCGTCCTAACACCAATGCCTTTGAGAATCCCTACTCAGGCATCATCGATTGTAAGGATGAGTTGGAAGCCTCAACAGGCCATCCATACAACGATGATAAAAAGCGTTATCGCCTGGCAAAGGATATCACCGTTCAGGAAACCACTGGCGACGTGAAATACGAACTGGATGGTAACGGCAAGACCATCACCACCAAGGCCATGATCTTTGATGAGGTCACAGGTATCATACACAACTTAACGGTTGATGTAATTGCCGATTTGACAGCCACTCAGGATGCGACACAAGCTACAGATGGTATCGCACCTTTGGCCTTTGCTGTTCACGGCGATGGTGCCGAGATCAGTAATATCAAGGTGAAGACCCTCAACAATACGGTCATCAAAGCCTCGAACCCAGCAGGTGTGGTGGTATGGGCTTACGACAATGCCACTGTCAAGAACTGCGAAGTACTGGTGAATCTCTATGCCAATGTGAGTACATCTGTCACGCAGGGACGTAAGTTTACAGGTGGTATTGTCTCTACAGCATCAAAGACTACAGTTACCCAATGCATCATCCATTCTGGCAGTAAGTTTGATGGCACTGGCGCTTCGGTCATCTATTGCGGTGGTATCGTGGGTGGTATAGAGAACAAATCAAATTCAAATAACACACCAGAACTGACCATCACCGACTGTACCAGCTTCATCATCTTGACACAGGATGAAAAGCACGGAGGAATCTTAGGCAGTGCTAATGTGGGCGCAAGTAATGTGACTGCCACCTCAAAGACCTGTCAGGGCAACTGGTGGCAGGACAACTGCAATGGTGTGGGCACACCAACAGGTAGTGATGAGTCGCTGATTGGTAAGCGCAATGCCATCACCCCAATGGAAAAGGATTTTTAA
- a CDS encoding fimbrillin family protein, producing MKFWINIYIIMALVLSGCTAEQETFDEGLQQIERMPVLFSAGNTEATVTRATASYMPKNSRFVCSMFFHAGANDTNESKFSAPVSDVNMTTAWLKISNTTGNAVYWNQTYSEVKKDSLDDYGFDMNSKCFYWQNRLNHIFLALTDNHDLDGSISNGSLKIYPDVTDKYKDQYMLAYDLTRGQKTSMSEQPDPILALETARPSGGTPEANRVKLFFKHQFAQIQVNLKSSLDESAVIKDEWIESVELLGVAETGYVPYCILPDGTLPAVTSLPINVDADKYQKTIKDNPYGSSFNMFQRSTPVGGYLRSFECIAFGTLQGIRITWRESDATDAVKHVATYKGVKNLTLKSGTKYIYNMELRRSLIAEVTAKIKPWEMDTSSYSTNGTIKDDDQN from the coding sequence GTGAAATTCTGGATTAACATATATATCATCATGGCCTTGGTATTGTCAGGATGTACTGCCGAACAGGAGACATTTGACGAAGGACTACAGCAGATAGAGCGCATGCCTGTGCTCTTCTCCGCCGGTAATACCGAGGCAACCGTTACCCGTGCAACCGCATCCTATATGCCTAAGAACAGTCGCTTTGTCTGTTCCATGTTCTTCCATGCTGGTGCTAACGATACCAACGAATCTAAGTTTAGCGCTCCAGTATCCGATGTCAACATGACCACGGCCTGGCTGAAGATCAGCAACACCACGGGTAATGCCGTCTATTGGAATCAGACATACTCAGAAGTCAAAAAAGACAGTTTGGATGACTATGGTTTCGACATGAACTCCAAGTGTTTCTATTGGCAGAACCGCTTGAACCATATCTTCCTGGCGCTGACAGACAATCATGATCTTGATGGGAGCATTAGCAATGGTTCCCTGAAAATCTATCCGGATGTCACCGATAAATATAAGGACCAGTATATGCTGGCCTACGACCTGACAAGAGGCCAGAAGACATCAATGTCAGAGCAGCCAGACCCCATCCTCGCTTTAGAGACAGCACGTCCTTCGGGCGGCACCCCTGAGGCCAACCGCGTAAAACTGTTCTTTAAGCATCAGTTTGCACAGATACAGGTCAACCTGAAAAGCTCGTTGGACGAATCGGCGGTCATCAAGGACGAATGGATTGAAAGTGTAGAACTGCTGGGCGTGGCCGAGACGGGTTATGTGCCCTACTGCATCCTGCCAGACGGCACGCTGCCTGCTGTCACCTCCCTTCCCATCAATGTTGACGCCGATAAGTATCAGAAAACCATAAAAGACAATCCTTATGGTTCCTCTTTCAACATGTTCCAGCGCTCAACACCCGTAGGCGGCTATCTTAGGTCGTTCGAGTGTATCGCCTTCGGCACCCTGCAGGGCATCCGCATCACTTGGAGAGAGTCTGATGCCACCGATGCTGTCAAGCACGTGGCCACCTATAAAGGCGTGAAGAACCTGACGCTGAAGAGTGGCACCAAGTACATCTACAACATGGAGTTGCGTCGTAGTCTGATAGCAGAGGTCACTGCCAAGATCAAGCCTTGGGAGATGGACACATCGAGCTATTCGACTAATGGCACGATTAAAGATGATGATCAGAACTAA